A single window of Sphingobacterium sp. ML3W DNA harbors:
- a CDS encoding PRTRC system ThiF family protein — protein MNTEKLKVHFTDNYLISPTNPISVNLIGAGGTGSKVLTALMEMNHSLIELGHAGLQIRLWDDDIVTNANLGRQRFAECETGLYKSVALINRANRFSGTNWKAETIKFEMDSLRRLPEYAQATIYITCVDNVKARFGVAEILKEISNSRNYRDTPKYWLDFGNSQHTGQVLLSTIGAIKQPDSEKYETVSSLPFVTVEFGELLKQSEQSDDTPSCSLAEALEKQDLFINSSLTQMGCSLLWSLFRKGMTPYRGFFHNLKDFSTQPIKVA, from the coding sequence ATGAATACCGAGAAACTAAAAGTACATTTTACCGATAATTATCTGATAAGTCCCACCAATCCGATTTCGGTAAATCTTATTGGCGCAGGTGGTACAGGCTCAAAAGTATTGACCGCCTTAATGGAAATGAACCACAGTTTAATAGAATTGGGACACGCAGGTCTGCAAATCCGTCTTTGGGACGATGATATTGTAACCAATGCCAATTTAGGCAGACAACGTTTTGCAGAGTGTGAAACAGGATTGTACAAATCCGTTGCGCTCATAAACCGAGCAAACCGCTTTTCGGGTACAAATTGGAAAGCGGAAACCATTAAATTTGAAATGGACAGTTTAAGAAGACTGCCCGAATATGCACAGGCAACAATTTACATCACTTGTGTGGATAACGTAAAAGCGAGGTTTGGCGTTGCCGAAATACTAAAAGAAATCAGCAACAGCAGAAATTACAGAGATACACCCAAATATTGGTTGGACTTTGGAAATAGCCAACACACAGGGCAAGTACTTCTATCTACCATTGGAGCTATAAAACAACCCGATTCAGAGAAATACGAAACGGTTTCAAGCTTGCCATTTGTTACCGTCGAATTTGGCGAATTGCTTAAACAATCCGAGCAATCAGACGACACACCAAGTTGCAGTCTTGCCGAAGCATTGGAAAAACAGGATTTGTTTATTAATTCCTCTTTGACCCAAATGGGTTGCTCATTGTTATGGAGCTTATTCCGCAAGGGTATGACCCCATACAGGGGATTTTTTCACAATCTGAAAGATTTTAGTACCCAACCAATAAAAGTTGCCTGA
- a CDS encoding serine hydrolase domain-containing protein, whose translation MKNILLILISSTLLFSCKTLQKSRKNHSTINDTLTKNLELAYQIDAIKGFSVSIVNDKGLIYDKGFGFADIEQNKTYTSNTTQNIASISKTLIGISLLKAQEFGKLNLNDPINKYLPFKIINPNHPEVPILIKHLAYHTSSITDLDEVYAKSYVLIKDKHDENEGVYNYFNKPETNIELREFIQNSLTEDGKWYQKSTFLNSRPGEKREYSNIAAALCALVIESAIGQDYHTFTQDYILKPLKMSNSGWTSIDIDPTKRSRLFAYKGKMIAEYSLITYADGGFITSSNDLGLFLSELIKGYEGKGKLLSKESYKKLFEKQQFVNNGKTENYGVFIEFRDAFFKIENEMIGHNGSDPGVFTAMYFNPTNKIGKIVLVNTDTDFTDNVWPEIEEIWKYLSDYENIINK comes from the coding sequence ATGAAAAATATACTTTTAATTCTTATCTCTTCGACTCTGTTATTTTCTTGTAAAACTCTTCAGAAAAGTCGAAAAAATCATAGTACAATAAATGATACCCTAACCAAAAACTTAGAATTAGCTTATCAAATAGATGCAATTAAAGGTTTTTCCGTTTCTATAGTAAACGATAAAGGATTGATTTACGATAAAGGATTCGGATTTGCAGATATTGAGCAAAATAAAACATATACATCTAATACAACTCAAAACATTGCTTCAATATCTAAAACTTTGATAGGAATTTCGTTACTCAAAGCACAAGAATTTGGAAAGTTAAATCTTAACGACCCAATTAATAAATACTTACCTTTCAAGATTATCAATCCAAACCATCCAGAAGTTCCTATCCTAATTAAGCATTTAGCATATCACACCTCTTCAATTACTGACCTTGATGAAGTTTATGCAAAATCGTATGTTTTAATAAAAGACAAACACGATGAAAATGAAGGAGTTTACAATTATTTCAACAAACCAGAAACAAATATTGAATTACGTGAATTCATACAAAATAGTCTAACGGAAGATGGAAAGTGGTACCAAAAAAGTACGTTTTTAAACTCAAGACCTGGGGAAAAACGTGAATATTCAAATATTGCGGCGGCTCTTTGTGCTTTGGTCATAGAATCTGCAATTGGGCAAGATTATCACACGTTTACTCAAGACTATATTCTGAAGCCCTTGAAAATGAGTAATTCTGGTTGGACATCGATAGATATTGACCCAACAAAACGCTCAAGATTATTTGCATATAAAGGAAAAATGATAGCCGAATATTCCCTTATAACGTATGCAGATGGAGGATTTATCACATCGAGCAATGATTTGGGATTATTTTTATCCGAGCTAATAAAGGGATATGAAGGAAAAGGAAAATTGTTAAGTAAAGAAAGTTATAAAAAACTTTTTGAAAAGCAGCAATTTGTGAATAATGGAAAAACGGAAAATTATGGGGTTTTCATCGAATTTCGTGATGCTTTTTTTAAAATTGAAAATGAAATGATTGGTCATAATGGTTCTGATCCTGGGGTTTTCACTGCAATGTATTTTAACCCTACAAACAAAATAGGCAAAATAGTTTTAGTCAATACAGATACTGATTTTACGGATAATGTATGGCCCGAAATAGAGGAAATATGGAAATATTTATCAGATTATGAAAACATAATTAACAAATAA
- a CDS encoding PRTRC system protein B, with protein MNNTNDITTSFGTLYHPKSALVFYETKGANTDIYVEYFDMDKNGNPINAHPLTQREANVLARALQTEKDKDKAFLKSNGIFPTNILHINPSEKGTVLWYTKAQRRHLYFVDSLDIPNGLAYVPPMIWYANKNSLSVFALASDRRPTEKTSLYFTPFFNIYEDGKVCMGSVNINIENSASVEEFIQAWEDYFFNSYFSHLLGRNSPIKGNCVKLWKDLIQTGKPFPKEVLKKNNKTLKNLL; from the coding sequence ATGAATAATACAAACGACATAACCACAAGTTTTGGGACATTATACCACCCTAAATCCGCTTTGGTATTCTATGAAACCAAAGGAGCGAATACAGATATATATGTAGAGTATTTTGATATGGATAAAAATGGCAATCCCATCAATGCCCACCCTTTGACCCAGCGAGAAGCAAATGTATTGGCAAGGGCATTACAGACTGAAAAGGACAAGGATAAAGCCTTTTTAAAATCCAATGGAATTTTTCCGACAAATATTCTGCACATTAATCCAAGTGAAAAAGGCACGGTACTATGGTACACTAAAGCACAAAGGCGACACCTGTATTTTGTCGACAGTCTTGACATCCCTAACGGATTAGCGTATGTACCGCCAATGATTTGGTATGCCAACAAAAATAGTCTATCGGTATTTGCATTGGCAAGCGATAGGCGACCAACCGAGAAAACTTCTTTATATTTTACTCCTTTTTTCAACATCTATGAAGATGGAAAAGTATGTATGGGTTCGGTCAATATCAACATTGAAAACTCCGCTTCGGTCGAGGAATTTATACAGGCTTGGGAAGACTATTTTTTCAATAGTTATTTCAGTCACTTATTGGGAAGAAACAGCCCTATAAAAGGCAATTGTGTAAAACTTTGGAAAGACCTGATTCAAACAGGCAAACCCTTCCCAAAAGAAGTATTGAAAAAGAATAACAAAACACTTAAAAATCTATTGTGA
- a CDS encoding PRTRC system protein E codes for MNTNFFNQITQLDFTGNLQLTIAKGAENNLIVSLIVQNEQCGDNAKRLIPPLNLRGTAEELDEGFFQQITAPIQTASGLMVDMEAFMKQLEEAKKQSAMEKEKADKQKKEQEAKDKKFKEGMTKTDELEKEGKFREAWMKVPDITEFPEKADEIRKRKTTLSNKFSTPSLFGAMAEEEKTEQPQEESLPDYPIDETEQEEQEY; via the coding sequence ATGAACACGAATTTTTTCAATCAGATAACACAGTTGGATTTCACAGGTAATCTGCAACTTACCATAGCCAAAGGAGCAGAAAACAATCTTATTGTTTCTCTAATTGTACAGAATGAGCAATGCGGAGATAACGCAAAGCGACTGATACCCCCACTTAATTTAAGGGGAACGGCAGAAGAATTGGACGAGGGATTTTTTCAGCAGATAACCGCACCCATTCAGACCGCTTCGGGATTAATGGTAGATATGGAAGCCTTTATGAAGCAATTGGAAGAAGCCAAAAAACAATCGGCAATGGAAAAGGAAAAAGCCGACAAGCAGAAGAAAGAACAGGAAGCCAAAGACAAGAAATTCAAAGAGGGAATGACAAAAACGGACGAATTGGAGAAAGAGGGCAAATTCCGTGAAGCGTGGATGAAAGTACCCGATATAACCGAGTTTCCCGAAAAGGCGGACGAGATACGTAAACGCAAAACAACATTGTCCAACAAGTTTAGTACACCAAGTCTTTTTGGAGCAATGGCAGAAGAGGAAAAAACCGAACAACCGCAAGAAGAAAGTTTGCCTGATTATCCGATAGATGAAACGGAACAAGAAGAACAAGAATATTAA
- a CDS encoding nuclear transport factor 2 family protein, with the protein MEQKHPLPPFTLETAKQKIQIAEDAWNSQNPQKISLAYSIDSEWRNRNLFINGREEIVKFLTEKWQKESDYKLKKEYWSHSENRIAVRFEYEYRDKKGKWFRAYGNENWEFDADGLMVKRFASINDLEINETERYL; encoded by the coding sequence ATGGAACAAAAACACCCACTTCCTCCTTTTACTCTGGAAACAGCAAAGCAAAAAATTCAAATTGCAGAAGATGCCTGGAATTCTCAAAATCCCCAAAAGATATCTTTAGCTTATTCTATTGATAGTGAATGGAGAAATCGAAACTTATTTATTAATGGTCGTGAAGAAATTGTGAAATTCCTAACCGAAAAATGGCAGAAGGAATCAGATTACAAACTTAAAAAAGAATATTGGTCTCATTCTGAAAATAGAATTGCTGTTAGATTCGAATATGAATACAGAGATAAGAAAGGAAAATGGTTTAGAGCTTACGGAAATGAAAACTGGGAATTTGACGCAGATGGGTTAATGGTGAAAAGATTCGCTAGTATTAATGATCTTGAAATAAATGAAACCGAAAGATACTTGTAA
- a CDS encoding PRTRC system protein C: MLLATQLERVFILMDKGQEIRLTDPEPRWSVESVLNFYANTYPILTTAKISAPQIKDDAVEYKFESVMGTKG, from the coding sequence ATGTTATTAGCAACGCAATTAGAACGAGTTTTTATACTCATGGATAAAGGACAGGAAATCCGATTAACCGACCCCGAACCACGTTGGAGCGTGGAAAGTGTACTGAATTTTTACGCCAATACATACCCAATACTGACCACCGCCAAAATATCTGCACCGCAGATTAAGGATGATGCAGTAGAGTACAAATTTGAGAGCGTAATGGGTACGAAAGGTTAA
- a CDS encoding single-stranded DNA-binding protein, which translates to MNITGRLTRDAEVRTTSQDKQVVNFSVATNNSYRNKQGERIEQTTYFDCSYWITPNVAKLLTKGILVELTGRVSTRAWVGNDGEPRAGLNFHTSQIKLHGGSRRTETVQATAKPKSNKTAEQGTEDDLPF; encoded by the coding sequence ATGAACATCACAGGAAGACTGACAAGGGATGCGGAAGTACGTACAACGTCACAGGACAAGCAAGTAGTAAATTTTTCGGTAGCGACCAACAACAGCTATCGTAACAAACAGGGCGAACGCATCGAGCAAACAACCTATTTCGATTGCTCCTATTGGATTACGCCCAATGTTGCCAAGCTACTCACAAAAGGCATATTGGTAGAACTCACAGGCAGAGTAAGCACAAGAGCGTGGGTAGGAAATGACGGAGAGCCAAGAGCAGGACTGAATTTCCATACTTCGCAAATCAAACTGCACGGAGGTAGCAGAAGGACAGAAACTGTACAGGCTACTGCAAAACCCAAAAGCAACAAGACAGCAGAACAAGGAACAGAGGACGACCTCCCATTTTAA
- a CDS encoding TetR/AcrR family transcriptional regulator, with protein MSFPRARIVETASILFHQQGYNSTGINQVISEAKVAKASFYQHFKSKDDLCIEFLNVRHNYWFAELSNFISKSKNTKEKTLLAFDFITYMNNKENYRGCSFLNILSEISKEQEKILTVIQAHKSDLRNFFQELIKDELLATHTYLLFESSIIESQLFKSDELVNKSKLIINNII; from the coding sequence ATGAGTTTTCCAAGAGCAAGAATAGTAGAAACTGCTTCCATTTTATTCCATCAACAAGGTTATAATAGTACAGGAATTAATCAAGTAATAAGTGAAGCTAAAGTTGCAAAAGCAAGTTTCTATCAGCATTTTAAGTCGAAAGACGACTTATGTATTGAGTTTCTAAACGTAAGACATAATTATTGGTTTGCTGAGCTATCCAATTTTATTTCAAAATCTAAAAATACTAAAGAAAAAACACTCTTAGCGTTCGATTTTATAACCTACATGAATAACAAGGAGAACTATAGAGGGTGTAGTTTTCTAAATATTCTATCTGAAATATCAAAAGAACAAGAAAAGATACTAACAGTTATTCAAGCACATAAAAGTGATTTAAGAAACTTCTTTCAGGAATTGATTAAAGATGAATTACTAGCAACTCATACCTATCTTCTTTTTGAAAGCTCTATCATAGAAAGTCAATTATTTAAATCAGATGAACTAGTCAATAAATCAAAATTGATAATAAATAACATAATCTAA
- a CDS encoding response regulator transcription factor, with protein sequence MDTERITKHISIAFINDKSPIIDAISKDLLTSGFDIFFLSENIEDGIVQLSELKALPQVCIIDLDFYDKNVLAQLHGLKTQYPSIKLIAHCDTDDEKIVKALLEIGCVGYLLVGSDVDDFRKAIGSVSNG encoded by the coding sequence ATGGACACTGAAAGAATAACCAAGCACATTAGCATTGCATTTATCAACGATAAAAGTCCGATTATAGATGCGATTAGCAAAGACCTCTTAACTTCTGGGTTTGACATATTTTTTTTATCAGAGAATATTGAAGACGGAATAGTTCAATTATCTGAATTAAAAGCACTCCCCCAGGTTTGCATTATCGATCTTGATTTCTACGATAAGAATGTATTAGCTCAACTTCATGGTTTAAAAACTCAATATCCTTCAATAAAACTTATTGCTCATTGTGATACGGACGACGAAAAGATTGTAAAAGCTCTTTTAGAAATTGGTTGTGTTGGTTATCTTCTTGTTGGAAGCGATGTAGACGATTTTAGAAAAGCTATTGGGAGTGTCTCCAATGGCTAA
- a CDS encoding recombinase family protein: MNVERGKIADLYVRVSTDEQADKGYSQRSQEEMLRKYCGNHCIEIRNVIYEDYSAKSFSRPEWKKLLSNLRKHRNKIDLILFTKWDRFSRNAGDAYQMINVLRDLGAEPQAMEQPLDLSIPENKMMLAFYLAAPEVENDRRALNVFYGMRRAKKEGRYMGLAPVGYKNKIDGSGNKYIALKEPDATILHWAFEELSNGTFNTEQIWKKAREKGLKCSKNAFWQIIRNPLYCGKIFLPKFKDEESCFVQGQHQPIISEELYEKVQEILDGRGRTYRSKIQTRNDFPLRGFLICPICGNLLTASKSKGRNGHYSYYHCRKGCTYRIRIEKLHQVFEYELRRYIPRKEIYDIYRNIIAETYYELTQSSQVSKKQILHQLKDYENRISHIRNLLATQKIDPLDYLEIKNQYSSTIDDLNKKLDTLCGSIPSIETLLEKDINRLMAFDKIFAAGNIEDIRSLIQTLYPEKLMFYGTLIGRAERNKVLKSAYNYDPKVVHSI; the protein is encoded by the coding sequence ATGAATGTTGAAAGAGGTAAGATAGCGGATCTATATGTGCGTGTAAGTACTGATGAACAGGCAGACAAGGGGTACTCGCAACGTAGTCAAGAGGAAATGCTGAGAAAATATTGTGGGAATCACTGCATAGAGATAAGAAACGTGATTTATGAAGACTATTCTGCCAAATCATTCAGCCGACCTGAATGGAAAAAACTACTATCCAATCTAAGAAAGCATAGAAACAAAATAGATCTTATCTTATTTACCAAATGGGACCGATTTAGCCGCAATGCGGGGGATGCTTATCAGATGATAAACGTACTTCGTGATTTAGGTGCAGAACCACAGGCGATGGAGCAACCCCTAGATTTATCCATTCCCGAAAATAAGATGATGCTTGCATTTTACCTAGCTGCTCCCGAGGTAGAGAATGACCGTCGAGCATTAAATGTGTTTTATGGGATGAGAAGGGCGAAAAAAGAAGGGCGCTATATGGGACTGGCTCCGGTGGGGTACAAAAATAAAATTGACGGAAGTGGCAATAAATACATCGCTCTGAAGGAACCTGATGCCACTATTCTCCATTGGGCATTCGAGGAATTATCGAACGGTACTTTCAATACGGAACAGATCTGGAAAAAGGCAAGAGAAAAAGGATTAAAATGCAGTAAAAATGCTTTCTGGCAAATTATTCGAAATCCATTATATTGCGGAAAGATCTTCCTCCCCAAATTTAAGGATGAGGAAAGTTGTTTTGTCCAGGGACAACATCAACCTATTATCTCAGAAGAACTATATGAGAAAGTCCAAGAAATATTGGATGGTAGAGGGAGAACATATCGTTCCAAAATACAAACTCGAAACGATTTCCCTTTGAGGGGCTTTCTGATATGTCCAATATGTGGAAACCTGCTGACTGCAAGTAAATCAAAAGGCAGAAATGGACATTATAGCTATTACCATTGTCGCAAGGGATGTACTTACAGAATCAGGATAGAAAAATTGCATCAAGTTTTTGAATATGAATTACGGAGATATATACCCCGAAAAGAAATTTACGATATTTATCGAAATATAATAGCTGAAACCTATTATGAGCTTACGCAAAGTTCACAGGTTTCGAAGAAACAAATACTACATCAATTAAAAGACTACGAAAACAGGATATCCCATATTCGAAACCTATTGGCGACCCAGAAAATAGATCCATTGGATTACCTCGAAATCAAAAATCAGTATAGCTCAACAATTGATGACCTGAACAAAAAACTAGATACACTTTGCGGTAGTATTCCTTCTATCGAAACATTATTGGAAAAAGATATAAATAGGCTCATGGCCTTTGACAAAATCTTTGCGGCAGGGAATATCGAAGACATTCGTTCTCTTATTCAAACACTATATCCCGAAAAGCTTATGTTTTATGGAACATTAATTGGGAGAGCAGAGAGAAATAAAGTCTTAAAAAGTGCGTATAACTACGATCCAAAGGTTGTGCATAGTATATAA
- a CDS encoding DUF932 domain-containing protein produces MAHNINFNKQTGRYSFFSVKEKAWHGLGQIVEQYPTSAEAIKHAGLDYEVIKTPLFTKGSGIIETANGIEIGSNELEVPNYFANIRTDNNAVLGVVGKDYHIVQNREAFNFFDAIVGGGEGILYETAGALGNGERIFITAKLPDYIRVGNGDDVTEKYIFLTTSHDGSGSITAAFTPVRIVCQNTLNASLRNMTNVVRIKHTSGAKQRIENAHKIMGLANTLSTQLESIFNGWTKVKVTDLEVRKLIQLALCPNKETLDLLKKGAEDEVSTVFKNVVNDAFAYAMTSDTQQMDTTKGTLFGAYNAVTGYYQNVRNYKDDEAKLQSIVLGGTAQLKSQKAFDLCTSFTTDGAEILNLN; encoded by the coding sequence ATGGCACACAACATTAATTTCAACAAGCAGACAGGACGCTATTCATTTTTTAGCGTAAAAGAAAAAGCATGGCACGGTTTGGGGCAAATCGTAGAACAGTACCCAACCAGTGCTGAAGCAATCAAGCACGCTGGGCTAGACTATGAAGTCATCAAAACGCCACTGTTTACCAAAGGTTCTGGTATTATCGAAACGGCTAACGGTATCGAAATAGGCAGTAACGAATTAGAGGTTCCCAACTATTTTGCCAACATACGCACTGACAACAATGCCGTATTGGGCGTAGTGGGCAAGGATTACCACATTGTACAAAACCGTGAAGCCTTTAATTTCTTTGATGCTATTGTAGGCGGTGGCGAGGGTATTCTTTATGAAACCGCAGGAGCGTTGGGCAATGGAGAGCGCATATTTATTACAGCCAAATTACCCGACTATATCCGTGTAGGCAATGGCGATGACGTAACCGAGAAATATATCTTCCTCACGACTTCGCACGATGGGAGCGGAAGTATTACAGCCGCATTCACACCCGTTCGGATTGTCTGCCAAAACACGCTTAACGCTTCGCTTCGCAACATGACCAATGTAGTACGTATCAAGCACACTTCGGGAGCAAAACAACGTATTGAAAATGCCCATAAAATAATGGGATTGGCGAACACGCTAAGCACACAGTTAGAAAGCATATTCAACGGATGGACTAAGGTAAAGGTTACTGACCTAGAGGTAAGAAAGCTCATCCAATTGGCACTTTGTCCAAATAAAGAAACATTGGATCTATTGAAAAAAGGTGCAGAAGACGAAGTTTCCACCGTATTCAAAAATGTGGTAAATGATGCCTTTGCTTATGCTATGACAAGCGATACACAACAAATGGACACCACAAAAGGCACGTTGTTCGGGGCGTACAATGCCGTGACAGGCTACTATCAGAATGTACGCAACTACAAAGATGATGAAGCCAAGTTACAGAGTATTGTGCTAGGTGGAACGGCACAACTCAAATCACAGAAAGCATTCGACTTGTGTACATCTTTTACAACGGATGGTGCGGAAATTCTAAACCTTAATTAA